TTCGATTGAGGAATCCTAATTGGTTCACCAATCTCGCATCACGCAAAGCCGATTCGAACTTAGGTCGCCATAACTAGTTCGATTGCGTTCAAGACCTGAAGGCCACTTTCTCAGCTCAACTGGTGAAAAATTGCCTTCTTATCAACTATTCGGCATTCGGCCCGTAACCCACACTCTTTTGGGTTACGATTCGCAAGTTCGTGAGAGCTCGGCTTTGTGATAAGTTGCGGGCCTGTTATGAGGCTGGACCAACTGGCTAACAGGAACTCCAAGTGATTGTTGGATACCGCTGGCCATCTACTGACGCGGCCGCTTCAGTCATCACAGCCAACCTTTGGCGCGGGCGATACGGGCTGCATCGACGCGGTTGGACGCGCCAAGTTTGGCGATGGCCTCGGAGAGGTAGTTGCGTACAGTGCCCTCGGAGAGATGCAGCTCGGAAGCGATCTCGGGGGACGAGCGGCCATCACCGGCGCGTTGTAGGATCTGTCGCTCGCGATCTGTGAGCGGGTCGAGTTCGGCGCTCCAGGCCTCGGTGGCGAGGGCGGGGTCAACGACGCGGAGTCCGCGGTGGACGCGGCGGACGGCGTCGGCCAACTCGGCGGCTGGATGGTCTTTGAGAAGATAGCCGCGAGCCCCGGCGTCGAGCGCGCGGCGGAGATAGCCGGGGCGGGCGAAGGTTGTGAGGATGATGCAACGGACGGCGGGTTGACTGGAGCGCAATGCCGCAGCGACTTCGAGGCCGGTCATCTGTGGCATCTCGATGTCTGTGACCAGGACCTCGGGGGCGTATTTAATGACGGCATCGAGGGCGGCTTGGCCGGTGCCGGCGCGCGCGACGACGGTGATGTCGGGCTCCATCTCGAGCAGCGCTGCGAGCGCTCCGAGCACCATG
This genomic interval from Edaphobacter bradus contains the following:
- a CDS encoding response regulator transcription factor, which encodes MTPAHKPDASSSSANNKIRVILAEDQAMVLGALAALLEMEPDITVVARAGTGQAALDAVIKYAPEVLVTDIEMPQMTGLEVAAALRSSQPAVRCIILTTFARPGYLRRALDAGARGYLLKDHPAAELADAVRRVHRGLRVVDPALATEAWSAELDPLTDRERQILQRAGDGRSSPEIASELHLSEGTVRNYLSEAIAKLGASNRVDAARIARAKGWL